The Staphylococcus carnosus genome has a segment encoding these proteins:
- a CDS encoding dihydroorotase: MLLIKNAKVLNHNGELTEASILVENDKVKEIAPEIVVGDEVEVVDAKGRFAAPGLVDVHVHLREPGGEHKETIETGTKAAARGGFTTVCPMPNTRRVPDTVEHLEQLNKLIDENASVRVLPYASITVRQAGSELVDFKGLADHGAFAFTDDGVGVQTAGTMYEAMQQAAKVNKAVVAHCEDNSLIYGGAMHEGKRSEELGIPGIPNICEAVQIARDVLLAEAADCHYHVCHVSTKESVRAIRDAKRAGIRVTAEVTPHHLLMTEDDIPGDNAMFKMNPPLRSKEDRDALIEGLLDGTIDCIATDHAPHAAEEKDQPMTKAPFGIVGSETAFPLLYTHFVKNGDWSLQQLVEYLTIKPSKIFDLPYGTLEEGKTADITLIDLDEEREIKAEDFHSKSSNTPFIGYKVYGNPVFTMVAGEVAFKED; encoded by the coding sequence ATGTTGCTAATTAAGAATGCCAAAGTATTAAATCATAATGGTGAGTTGACAGAAGCATCTATCTTAGTAGAAAACGATAAAGTAAAAGAAATTGCACCTGAAATTGTTGTCGGCGATGAAGTTGAAGTTGTCGACGCAAAAGGTCGCTTTGCGGCACCAGGCTTAGTGGACGTTCATGTTCACTTAAGAGAGCCAGGCGGTGAGCATAAAGAAACAATTGAAACTGGAACAAAAGCAGCAGCACGCGGCGGATTTACTACAGTTTGTCCAATGCCGAATACACGTCGAGTACCAGATACTGTTGAACATTTAGAACAGCTTAATAAATTAATTGATGAGAATGCAAGTGTACGTGTATTACCTTACGCTTCAATTACAGTAAGACAAGCAGGCAGCGAGTTAGTAGATTTCAAAGGCTTAGCAGATCACGGCGCATTTGCTTTTACGGACGACGGTGTAGGAGTACAAACAGCAGGTACAATGTATGAAGCAATGCAACAAGCAGCTAAAGTCAATAAAGCAGTCGTTGCACACTGTGAAGATAACAGTTTGATTTATGGCGGAGCAATGCACGAAGGTAAACGCAGTGAAGAATTAGGTATTCCAGGTATTCCTAATATTTGTGAAGCTGTACAAATCGCGCGTGACGTATTATTAGCTGAAGCAGCAGATTGTCATTATCATGTCTGCCACGTTTCTACAAAAGAAAGTGTACGCGCTATCCGTGATGCGAAACGTGCAGGAATTCGCGTAACTGCAGAAGTTACACCACACCATTTATTAATGACAGAAGATGATATTCCTGGAGACAATGCAATGTTTAAAATGAATCCTCCATTGAGAAGTAAAGAAGACAGAGATGCTTTGATTGAAGGTTTGCTTGACGGCACTATCGATTGTATCGCAACAGACCATGCGCCGCATGCAGCTGAAGAAAAAGATCAACCAATGACAAAAGCACCATTTGGTATTGTAGGAAGCGAAACTGCATTCCCATTATTATATACACACTTTGTTAAAAATGGTGATTGGTCATTACAACAATTAGTTGAATATCTAACAATCAAACCATCAAAAATCTTTGACTTGCCATACGGCACTTTAGAAGAAGGTAAAACAGCGGATATTACTTTAATCGATTTAGATGAAGAACGTGAAATTAAAGCAGAAGATTTCCATTCAAAATCAAGCAACACACCATTTATCGGTTATAAAGTATACGGCAATCCAGTATTCACTATGGTAGCTGGAGAAGTGGCATTCAAGGAGGATTAA
- a CDS encoding aspartate carbamoyltransferase catalytic subunit yields the protein MKQLVSMEDLTNEEIYSLIETAIEYKKGNKPNKFTDKYVSNLFFENSTRTKCSFEMAERQLGLQEIPFETSTSSVKKGESLYDTCKTLESIGVDALVIRHPQNDYYKELEGLNIPVINGGDGSGQHPTQSLLDIMTIYEEYKDFKDLNVLICGDIKNSRVARSNYQALTALGANVKFAAPGEWVDESLDAPYVKIDDVIEETDIVMLLRVQHERHDGELSFDPHEYHEKYGLTKDRYNRMKSEAIVMHPAPVNRGVEIDSDLVEAPKARIFKQMKNGMFLRMSVITHILAEKEEGVIFDVAN from the coding sequence ATGAAACAATTAGTATCTATGGAAGATTTAACAAACGAGGAAATTTATTCACTTATCGAGACTGCAATCGAATATAAAAAAGGTAACAAACCAAATAAATTTACAGACAAATATGTATCAAACTTGTTCTTTGAAAACTCTACACGTACAAAATGCAGCTTTGAAATGGCTGAACGTCAATTAGGTTTGCAAGAAATTCCATTTGAAACTAGTACTTCATCTGTTAAAAAAGGTGAATCATTATACGACACTTGTAAAACATTAGAAAGCATTGGTGTAGACGCACTTGTTATCCGTCATCCACAAAATGACTATTATAAAGAATTAGAAGGATTAAACATCCCAGTTATCAACGGTGGAGACGGAAGTGGACAACACCCTACACAAAGCTTGCTTGATATTATGACAATCTATGAAGAATATAAAGACTTCAAAGACTTAAACGTATTGATTTGCGGAGATATTAAAAATTCACGCGTTGCACGCAGTAACTACCAAGCACTTACAGCATTAGGCGCAAACGTAAAATTTGCAGCACCTGGTGAATGGGTTGATGAATCACTAGACGCACCATATGTCAAAATTGATGATGTTATCGAAGAAACAGACATCGTAATGTTATTACGTGTACAACACGAAAGACATGATGGCGAATTGAGCTTTGATCCACATGAATACCATGAAAAATATGGATTAACAAAAGATAGATATAACCGTATGAAATCTGAAGCAATTGTCATGCATCCAGCACCTGTAAACCGCGGTGTAGAAATTGATTCTGATTTAGTAGAAGCACCTAAAGCACGTATTTTCAAACAAATGAAAAACGGTATGTTCCTACGTATGTCAGTAATCACACATATCTTAGCTGAAAAAGAGGAAGGGGTTATCTTCGATGTTGCTAATTAA
- a CDS encoding uracil-xanthine permease family protein gives MENEQMFERTVKPVLDVNEKPKPAQWAFLSLQHLFAMFGATVLVPFLTGLPISAALLASGIGTLLYILITKAMIPAYLGSSFAFITPIITGLSTHSLGDMLVALFMSGVMYVIIGILIKLSGIGWLMHLLPPVVVGPVIMVIGLSLAPTAANMAMFENSADMKGYNVTYLIVAMITLVTTLVVQGYMKGFFSLIPVLIGIVVGYIAATILGIVDFKPVMKASWLDWPHIYLPFKDYTPSFHMGLILLMLPIVFVTVSEHIGHQMVINKIVGRNFFEKPGLHRSIIGDGVSTMFASLIGGPPSTTYGENIGVLAITKIYSIYVIGGAAVIAIILAFVGKFTALISSIPTPVMGGVSILLFGIIASSGLRMLVESKVDFSENRNLVIASVILVVGIGNLMFDIHGVKVEGMALAALSGIILNLILPKAKA, from the coding sequence ATGGAAAATGAACAAATGTTTGAACGTACTGTGAAACCAGTACTAGATGTGAATGAGAAACCGAAGCCAGCCCAGTGGGCATTCTTGAGCTTACAACATCTCTTCGCAATGTTCGGTGCCACAGTATTAGTACCATTCCTGACAGGTTTGCCGATTTCAGCAGCGCTTCTTGCATCAGGTATCGGAACATTATTGTACATTTTAATCACAAAAGCGATGATTCCAGCTTATCTTGGATCTAGCTTTGCCTTTATTACACCGATTATTACAGGATTAAGTACTCACAGCTTAGGAGACATGTTAGTCGCACTCTTCATGAGTGGTGTGATGTATGTCATCATCGGAATCTTAATTAAATTAAGCGGTATCGGTTGGTTGATGCACTTACTACCTCCTGTAGTAGTTGGACCGGTCATCATGGTAATCGGTTTAAGCTTAGCACCGACAGCAGCCAATATGGCAATGTTTGAAAACAGTGCCGACATGAAAGGCTACAATGTCACATACTTGATTGTTGCGATGATAACTTTAGTTACAACATTAGTTGTACAAGGCTACATGAAAGGCTTCTTCTCACTGATTCCAGTATTAATCGGAATCGTAGTCGGATATATCGCAGCAACAATCCTAGGCATCGTAGATTTCAAACCAGTCATGAAAGCATCATGGTTGGATTGGCCGCATATTTACTTGCCATTCAAAGATTATACACCAAGTTTTCACATGGGCTTGATACTGTTGATGCTCCCAATCGTATTTGTCACAGTCAGTGAACATATTGGCCATCAAATGGTTATCAATAAAATTGTGGGACGTAACTTCTTTGAAAAACCAGGTTTGCATCGTTCAATCATCGGTGATGGTGTTTCAACAATGTTTGCGAGCTTGATCGGTGGACCGCCAAGTACAACATACGGTGAAAATATCGGCGTGCTAGCTATTACAAAGATATACAGTATTTATGTAATCGGCGGAGCTGCAGTGATTGCAATCATCTTAGCCTTTGTCGGAAAGTTCACAGCATTGATTTCATCAATCCCAACGCCAGTTATGGGCGGGGTATCCATTCTCTTATTCGGTATTATTGCTTCAAGCGGCTTAAGAATGCTGGTTGAAAGCAAGGTAGATTTTTCGGAAAACCGTAACCTAGTTATCGCATCTGTCATTCTCGTTGTAGGTATCGGAAACTTAATGTTCGATATCCACGGTGTAAAAGTAGAAGGAATGGCATTAGCAGCTTTGTCAGGCATTATTTTAAACTTAATATTACCTAAAGCTAAAGCGTAA
- the pyrR gene encoding bifunctional pyr operon transcriptional regulator/uracil phosphoribosyltransferase PyrR: MSERIVLDEAAMKRTLMRMAHEILEYNRGTKDLVLLGVKTRGEFLAKSIQSKIQQIENTTVPTGTIDITQFRDDLELPTPKISEKSFVIDVDITDKVVIIIDDVLYTGRTVRASLDAILLHSRPQKIGLAALVDRGHRELPIRADFVGKNIPTARDEAVSVYVKETDGRNAVIIE, encoded by the coding sequence ATGTCAGAACGTATTGTGTTAGATGAAGCGGCAATGAAACGTACGTTAATGCGTATGGCACATGAAATTTTAGAGTACAATCGAGGGACGAAAGACCTTGTATTACTCGGTGTGAAAACACGCGGCGAGTTTTTAGCAAAAAGTATTCAAAGCAAAATTCAACAAATTGAAAATACAACTGTTCCAACAGGCACAATTGATATCACACAGTTCAGAGATGATTTAGAATTACCTACGCCAAAGATTTCAGAGAAGTCATTTGTGATTGATGTTGATATCACAGATAAAGTAGTCATCATAATTGACGATGTACTTTATACTGGACGAACAGTCAGAGCTTCACTAGATGCGATACTCTTGCATTCACGTCCTCAGAAAATCGGATTAGCTGCTTTGGTAGACCGCGGTCATCGCGAACTTCCAATTAGAGCTGATTTCGTTGGGAAGAATATCCCAACTGCACGCGATGAAGCTGTTTCTGTATACGTTAAAGAAACAGACGGCCGCAACGCAGTCATAATTGAATAG
- a CDS encoding RluA family pseudouridine synthase, translating into MTEFNYEITEAEQAGQRIDKLLPEFNSDWSRSQIQDWIKEDLVTVNGKKVKANHKVKLNDKIEVTEKETVEADIKPENLNLDIYYEDSDVAIVYKPKGMVVHPSPGHYTGTLVNGLMYQIKDLSGINGEIRPGIVHRIDKDTSGLLMVAKNDIAHRNLVEQLMAKTVTRKYTALVHGNIPHDYGTIDAPIGRDKKDRQSMAVVDDGKDAVTHFNVLEHFKDYTLVECELETGRTHQIRVHMKYIGHPLVGDPKYGPKKTMDIGGQALHAGVIGFEHPVTGEYIERKTDLPEDFKQVLTDIRLREA; encoded by the coding sequence ATGACAGAGTTTAACTATGAAATTACAGAAGCTGAGCAAGCAGGTCAGCGTATAGATAAACTGTTGCCAGAATTTAATTCGGATTGGTCTCGAAGTCAAATTCAAGATTGGATTAAAGAAGATTTGGTAACGGTGAATGGTAAGAAAGTAAAAGCAAATCACAAAGTGAAATTGAATGATAAGATTGAAGTGACAGAGAAAGAGACAGTTGAAGCGGATATCAAACCTGAAAACTTAAATCTTGATATCTACTATGAAGATTCAGATGTTGCTATTGTGTATAAACCTAAAGGCATGGTAGTACATCCTTCACCTGGTCATTATACTGGTACACTTGTGAATGGATTAATGTATCAAATTAAAGATTTATCAGGTATCAATGGTGAAATTCGCCCAGGTATCGTCCATCGTATTGATAAAGACACGTCCGGTCTATTAATGGTTGCGAAAAATGATATTGCACATCGTAATTTAGTGGAACAATTGATGGCTAAAACAGTAACTAGAAAATACACTGCTTTAGTACATGGTAATATTCCACATGATTACGGTACAATTGATGCGCCAATCGGCAGAGATAAAAAAGACCGTCAATCTATGGCGGTAGTAGATGATGGTAAAGATGCAGTAACACATTTCAATGTCTTAGAGCATTTCAAAGACTATACTTTAGTAGAATGTGAATTAGAAACAGGACGAACTCACCAAATTCGTGTGCATATGAAGTATATTGGCCATCCATTAGTAGGTGACCCAAAATATGGACCGAAGAAAACAATGGATATCGGTGGTCAAGCCTTACATGCTGGTGTGATTGGTTTTGAACATCCTGTTACTGGTGAATATATTGAACGTAAGACTGATTTACCAGAAGACTTCAAACAAGTTTTAACAGATATAAGATTAAGAGAAGCATAA
- the lspA gene encoding signal peptidase II has product MKKPYFVSITLFITIAVLILDQVTKAVIAKSMAIGDSYTVIPKFLYITSHRNNGAAWGILSGRMSFFFIVTIVVLGLLVFFYIKEAKGNFLMQVAISLLFAGALGNFIDRMLHGEVVDFIDTKIFSYDFPIFNGADSSLTIGVILVLIALLFDSRKSKV; this is encoded by the coding sequence ATGAAAAAACCATATTTTGTAAGTATCACATTGTTTATCACAATTGCTGTTTTAATTTTAGATCAAGTGACTAAAGCAGTCATTGCAAAGTCTATGGCAATTGGTGATTCATATACAGTGATACCTAAATTTTTGTATATTACTTCACATCGTAATAATGGTGCAGCTTGGGGGATTTTAAGCGGAAGAATGAGCTTTTTCTTTATTGTAACTATCGTTGTCTTAGGATTATTAGTCTTTTTCTATATCAAAGAAGCGAAAGGCAATTTTTTAATGCAAGTAGCCATTAGTTTGTTATTTGCAGGTGCGCTAGGCAACTTTATTGATCGTATGCTGCATGGTGAAGTAGTTGATTTTATTGATACTAAAATTTTCAGTTATGATTTTCCAATCTTTAATGGCGCAGACTCAAGTTTAACGATTGGAGTTATTCTGGTATTAATTGCCTTATTATTTGACTCCCGCAAATCGAAAGTTTAG
- a CDS encoding CHAP domain-containing protein, which produces MKKLLKAVILFVVLGGAAIFFYENKNDVSLWIEELKPDPMGFNAYEKGQCTYYAFDKVKKDGNMISNRWGDAENWAEGAKRDGYVVNHKPAVHALMQTTKGKLGHVAYIERVNKDGSFDVSEMNYIKPYKVSSRPITAEEAKSYNYIHPKKNPKAEDEKVQN; this is translated from the coding sequence ATGAAAAAACTATTAAAAGCAGTTATTTTGTTTGTTGTTCTTGGCGGCGCTGCAATATTTTTCTATGAAAATAAAAATGATGTTTCACTATGGATTGAAGAGTTGAAACCTGATCCCATGGGTTTTAATGCGTATGAAAAAGGACAGTGTACGTATTATGCTTTTGATAAAGTTAAAAAAGACGGCAACATGATCAGCAACCGTTGGGGCGATGCTGAAAATTGGGCTGAAGGTGCAAAAAGAGATGGATATGTGGTCAATCATAAACCGGCCGTACATGCTTTAATGCAGACAACGAAAGGTAAACTAGGACACGTGGCTTATATAGAACGTGTAAATAAAGATGGCTCCTTTGATGTATCAGAAATGAATTATATTAAACCTTATAAAGTATCATCACGTCCTATTACAGCGGAAGAAGCCAAGAGTTACAACTATATCCATCCTAAAAAGAATCCCAAAGCTGAGGATGAAAAAGTGCAAAATTAA
- the ileS gene encoding isoleucine--tRNA ligase — MNYKDTLLMPKTDFPMRGGLPKKEPEIQKQWDEQDLYHKILEKNKGHESYILHDGPPYANGNLHMGHALNKILKDFIVRYKSMQGYYSPYVPGWDTHGLPIEQALTKKGVKRKEMPISEFRKLCEEFALEQIDIQKKDFKRLGVNGDFNDPYITLKPEYEAAQIRLFGEMADRGLIYKGKKPVYWSPSSESSLAEAEIEYHDKRSPSIYVAFDVKDGKGVVDEDAKFIIWTTTPWTLPSNVAITVHPDLKYGQYNVNGEKYVVGQDLVEEVAEELGWDKEDIQLEKEFTGKELEYVETQHPFIDRVSLVINGLHVTTDAGTGAVHTAPGHGEDDYIVGQKYNLPVISPLNDKGVFTEEGGQFEGMFYDKANKAVTDLLKENGSLLKLKFITHSYPHDWRTKKPVIFRATPQWFASISKVRQDILDAIEDTNFKVDWGKTRIYNMIRDRGEWVISRQRVWGVPLPVFYTENGDIIMDKEVIYHVANLFEKYGSNVWFDRDAKDLLPEGFTHPGSPNGEFTKEEDIMDVWFDSGSSHRGVLETRPELSFPADLYLEGSDQYRGWFNSSITTAVATRGQSPYKFLLSHGFVMDGEGKKMSKSLGNVIVPDQIVKQKGADIARLWVSSVDYLSDVRISDEILKQTADVYRKIRNTLRFMLGNVNDFNPETDAVPESDLLEVDRYLLNRLREFTESIINHYDNFDYLNIYQEVQNFINVELSNFYLDYGKDILYIEKQDSHKRRSMQTVLYQILVDMTKLLAPILAHTSEEVWSYIPHVKEESVHLADMPEVVKPDEELLEKWNTFMKLRDDVNRALEEARNNKVIGKSLEAKVIIGSNESFDAADFLKDFENLHQLFIVSQVEVEEKVEDGNEYYYGDIKVVHADGEKCERCWNYSTELGSVNGLDHLCPRCQGVVADL; from the coding sequence ATGAACTACAAAGACACGTTACTAATGCCAAAAACAGACTTCCCAATGCGAGGCGGGTTACCAAAAAAAGAACCTGAAATCCAAAAACAATGGGACGAACAAGATTTATATCACAAAATTTTAGAGAAAAACAAAGGTCATGAATCATATATTTTACATGATGGCCCTCCTTATGCGAATGGTAATTTACACATGGGACATGCATTGAATAAAATCTTAAAAGACTTTATCGTACGTTATAAATCTATGCAAGGTTATTATTCTCCATATGTACCTGGTTGGGATACACATGGTTTGCCAATCGAGCAAGCATTAACTAAAAAAGGTGTTAAACGTAAAGAAATGCCGATTTCTGAATTCCGTAAACTCTGCGAAGAATTTGCGTTAGAACAAATCGACATTCAAAAGAAAGACTTTAAACGTTTAGGTGTAAATGGAGATTTCAACGATCCTTATATCACTTTAAAACCAGAATATGAAGCTGCACAAATTCGTTTGTTTGGTGAAATGGCAGATCGCGGCTTGATTTATAAAGGTAAAAAACCAGTTTACTGGTCACCATCAAGTGAATCTTCATTAGCAGAAGCTGAAATCGAATACCATGACAAACGTTCACCATCTATCTATGTTGCATTTGATGTTAAAGATGGTAAAGGTGTCGTTGATGAAGATGCGAAATTCATCATCTGGACTACTACTCCTTGGACATTACCTTCAAACGTAGCCATCACAGTTCACCCTGACTTGAAATATGGTCAATATAATGTCAACGGTGAAAAATATGTGGTAGGCCAAGACTTAGTAGAAGAAGTAGCTGAAGAATTAGGTTGGGACAAAGAAGATATCCAACTTGAAAAAGAATTCACTGGTAAAGAATTAGAATATGTTGAAACACAACATCCATTTATCGACCGTGTGTCATTAGTAATCAACGGCTTACACGTTACAACTGATGCAGGTACTGGTGCCGTTCATACAGCTCCTGGACACGGGGAAGATGACTATATTGTAGGTCAAAAATACAACTTGCCAGTAATTAGTCCATTAAACGATAAAGGTGTTTTCACTGAAGAAGGCGGCCAATTTGAAGGTATGTTCTATGACAAAGCGAATAAAGCTGTAACAGACTTACTTAAAGAAAATGGCAGTCTTTTAAAATTAAAATTCATCACACATAGTTACCCACATGACTGGCGTACGAAAAAACCAGTTATCTTCCGTGCAACACCACAATGGTTTGCTTCAATCAGCAAAGTTAGACAAGATATCTTAGATGCGATTGAAGATACAAACTTCAAAGTAGATTGGGGTAAAACACGTATCTATAACATGATTCGCGACCGCGGTGAATGGGTAATTTCACGTCAACGTGTATGGGGTGTTCCTCTTCCAGTATTCTATACTGAAAATGGCGACATCATCATGGATAAAGAAGTAATCTATCATGTAGCAAACTTATTTGAAAAATATGGTTCAAATGTTTGGTTCGATCGTGATGCTAAAGATTTATTACCAGAAGGCTTCACACATCCAGGCAGCCCGAATGGCGAATTCACTAAAGAAGAAGATATCATGGACGTTTGGTTCGATTCTGGTTCATCACATCGCGGTGTATTAGAAACACGTCCAGAATTATCATTCCCAGCTGACTTGTATTTAGAAGGTAGTGACCAATATCGTGGTTGGTTCAACTCTTCAATTACAACAGCAGTAGCAACTCGCGGCCAATCACCATATAAATTCTTATTGTCTCATGGTTTCGTTATGGACGGAGAAGGTAAGAAAATGAGTAAATCATTAGGTAACGTTATCGTTCCAGATCAAATCGTGAAACAAAAGGGCGCAGATATCGCACGTTTATGGGTAAGTAGTGTAGACTATCTTTCTGATGTTCGTATTTCTGATGAAATTTTGAAACAAACTGCAGATGTTTACCGTAAAATCCGTAATACTTTACGTTTCATGTTAGGTAATGTGAATGACTTCAATCCTGAAACAGATGCTGTTCCTGAATCTGATTTATTAGAAGTAGACCGTTATTTATTGAATCGTTTACGTGAATTTACAGAAAGTATTATTAATCACTATGATAACTTTGACTACTTGAATATCTATCAAGAAGTTCAAAACTTTATCAATGTTGAGTTAAGTAACTTCTACTTAGACTATGGTAAAGATATCTTGTACATTGAAAAACAAGATTCACATAAACGTCGCAGTATGCAAACAGTGCTTTATCAAATCTTAGTCGATATGACTAAATTATTAGCACCAATTCTTGCTCATACTTCTGAAGAAGTTTGGTCATACATTCCTCATGTAAAAGAAGAAAGTGTTCATTTAGCTGATATGCCAGAAGTGGTAAAACCGGATGAAGAATTACTTGAAAAATGGAATACATTTATGAAATTACGTGATGATGTCAACCGTGCATTAGAAGAAGCGCGTAATAATAAAGTTATCGGTAAATCATTAGAAGCTAAAGTAATTATCGGAAGTAATGAAAGTTTCGATGCTGCTGACTTCTTAAAAGACTTTGAGAATTTACATCAACTCTTCATCGTGTCACAAGTTGAAGTAGAAGAAAAAGTTGAAGATGGCAATGAATATTACTATGGTGACATTAAAGTTGTTCATGCTGATGGCGAAAAATGTGAAAGATGCTGGAACTACAGCACTGAACTTGGTTCTGTCAATGGCTTAGACCACTTATGTCCGCGTTGCCAAGGCGTAGTAGCTGACTTATAA
- a CDS encoding DivIVA domain-containing protein, with protein MSFTPSEIKNKEFSRTKNGLEPSEVADYLSQLSQEIEHLKDQNKQLETVVQEKENNLKSYKEVQQSVSDALVQAQAASQETKAAAAKEAEAIINKANADADRIVNDGIEKARRLSFQTEDMKRQSKIFRSRFRMLVEAQLDLLKNDDWDYLLNYDLDAQQVTEENVQHLHQNDLTEAEKQQAQQAEQAQAQQTAAENEENNKENK; from the coding sequence ATGTCTTTTACACCAAGTGAAATTAAAAACAAAGAATTTTCCCGTACTAAAAACGGTCTTGAACCAAGTGAGGTTGCTGATTATTTAAGCCAACTGAGTCAAGAAATTGAACACTTGAAAGATCAAAACAAACAATTAGAAACTGTCGTTCAAGAAAAAGAAAATAATTTAAAATCTTACAAAGAAGTACAACAATCAGTAAGTGATGCTTTAGTACAAGCACAAGCAGCAAGCCAAGAAACTAAAGCTGCTGCAGCTAAAGAAGCAGAAGCAATCATCAATAAAGCAAATGCGGATGCAGATCGTATTGTTAACGATGGTATTGAAAAAGCAAGACGTTTATCTTTCCAAACTGAAGATATGAAACGTCAATCAAAAATTTTCAGATCACGTTTTCGTATGTTAGTTGAAGCTCAATTGGATTTATTGAAAAATGATGATTGGGACTACTTGTTAAATTATGATTTAGATGCTCAACAAGTGACTGAAGAAAATGTTCAACACTTGCATCAAAATGATTTAACAGAAGCTGAAAAACAACAAGCACAACAAGCTGAACAAGCACAGGCACAACAAACAGCTGCAGAAAACGAAGAAAATAACAAAGAAAATAAATAA
- a CDS encoding RNA-binding protein, whose product MLFDKVNQAERNYAPVLTNFLDPREQYILEVIVGSYPELKLEFQGGNSDSERKRAMISPEYFSPKDEDFELVLLELEYPEKFATIDHRNVLGTLMSLSIERDQLGDIVVGDKIQFILTKNIESYIMLELKRIKNVPVKLHEVPMQDMIQSKENWTTHQATVSALRLDVVLKEMIRKSRSIAKQYIEKKLIKVNHTIIERPDFQLESGDLLSIQGHGRARMTEIGPKTKKDKLRIVYETLFK is encoded by the coding sequence ATGCTGTTCGATAAAGTTAATCAAGCAGAACGTAATTATGCTCCAGTTCTAACTAATTTTTTAGATCCGCGGGAACAATATATATTAGAGGTTATTGTCGGAAGTTATCCTGAATTGAAACTTGAATTTCAGGGAGGGAATTCTGACAGCGAGCGCAAACGTGCTATGATATCACCTGAATATTTTTCTCCTAAAGATGAAGATTTTGAACTTGTATTGTTAGAATTAGAATACCCTGAAAAATTTGCGACAATAGACCATCGCAATGTTTTAGGGACCCTCATGTCTTTGAGTATTGAAAGAGATCAATTAGGAGACATTGTTGTAGGCGATAAAATTCAGTTTATTTTGACAAAAAACATTGAATCATATATAATGTTAGAATTAAAACGTATAAAAAATGTGCCGGTCAAACTGCATGAAGTTCCGATGCAAGATATGATACAATCAAAAGAGAATTGGACAACGCATCAAGCAACGGTAAGTGCATTACGTTTAGACGTTGTACTGAAAGAAATGATTCGTAAATCACGTTCAATTGCGAAACAGTATATTGAAAAGAAACTTATCAAAGTAAATCATACCATTATTGAACGCCCAGATTTCCAACTTGAATCAGGAGATTTGCTGTCGATACAAGGACATGGCCGTGCGAGAATGACTGAAATCGGTCCTAAAACGAAGAAAGACAAACTGCGCATAGTATATGAAACTTTATTCAAATAG
- a CDS encoding YggT family protein, giving the protein MGLVEGLSIVFNIIMVLLQVYYYGMIVYFFMSWIPNAQSSKFGRFLQSIYEPFLSPFRKIIPPIGMIDISSLVAIFVLIFFQKGLGAIFTLIIQQLLK; this is encoded by the coding sequence ATGGGTTTAGTTGAAGGTTTAAGTATTGTCTTTAATATCATAATGGTTTTACTGCAAGTGTATTATTATGGCATGATTGTATACTTCTTTATGTCTTGGATTCCGAACGCACAAAGTTCGAAATTCGGAAGATTTTTACAAAGTATCTATGAGCCGTTCTTATCACCTTTCCGTAAAATCATACCTCCAATCGGCATGATTGATATCTCAAGCCTTGTGGCGATTTTCGTCCTTATCTTTTTCCAAAAAGGACTTGGCGCGATATTCACTTTGATAATACAACAATTACTTAAATAA